From Phyllopteryx taeniolatus isolate TA_2022b chromosome 18, UOR_Ptae_1.2, whole genome shotgun sequence, the proteins below share one genomic window:
- the rdh14b gene encoding retinol dehydrogenase 14b: MATAVLIAAVVGGGVLLVMRRLFPRQNAVELLRYPAGLMQGKTVIVTGANCGIGKALVGELLKLQARVIMACRDRQSATEAARDIQGNSGAELGEVVIKQLDLASLTSVRKFCQEIQEEEPKIDVLVNNAGVYQCPYSKTEDGFEMQLGVNHLGHFLLTNLLLDLLKSSVPSRVVVVSSKLYKYGHINFDDLNSESKYNKAFCYSQSKLANLLFTLELAHRLEGSGVTVNALTPGIVRTRLGRHVHIPILAKPLFYLASLLFFKSPLEGAQTPLYLACSPDAEGVSGKCFANCEEEELLAKATDGQAAKRLWDVSRRLVGLED; encoded by the exons ATGGCCACTGCGGTCCTCATCGCCGCCGTCGTCGGTGGCGGGGTCCTGCTCGTCATGCGCCGCTTGTTCCCCCGACAGAACGCCGTCGAGCTGCTCCGGTACCCGGCTGGCCTGATGCAAGGAAAGACGGTGATCGTGACCGGAGCTAACTGCGGAATCGGGAAGGCCCTAGTCGGGGAGCTGCTGAAGCTCCAGGCCCGGGTCATCATGGCCTGCCGGGACCGGCAGAGTGCCACCGAGGCGGCCCGGGACATCCAGGGAAATTCGGGAGCAGAGCTCGGGGAGGTGGTCATCAAACAGCTGGACCTGGCGTCGCTCACGTCGGTCCGTAAATTTTGTCAAGAGATTCAAGAG GAAGAGCCCAAGATCGACGTCCTTGTCAACAACGCGGGCGTCTACCAGTGTCCCTACTCCAAGACGGAGGACGGCTTTGAAATGCAGCTCGGCGTCAATCACCTGGGTCACTTCCTACTCACCAACCTGCTGCTCGACCTCCTCAAGAGCTCCGTCCCCAGCCGCGTGGTCGTGGTCTCCTCTAAACTGTACAAGTACGGTCACATCAACTTTGATGACCTGAACAGCGAGAGTAAATACAACAAGGCGTTCTGCTACAGTCAGAGTAAGCTAGCCAACCTGCTGTTCACCCTTGAACTGGCACACCGGCTGGAGGGCTCGGGAGTGACGGTCAATGCGCTCACGCCCGGCATCGTGAGGACCAGGCTGGGCAGGCACGTTCATATCCCCATCCTGGCGAAGCCGCTCTTCTACTTGGCGTCGCTGCTCTTCTTCAAGAGTCCGCTGGAGGGGGCCCAGACCCCTCTCTACCTGGCTTGCTCCCCGGATGCGGAGGGGGTGTCGGGGAAGTGCTTCGCTAACTGCGAAGAAGAGGAGCTGCTAGCGAAGGCTACGGACGGACAGGCGGCCAAGAGGCTGTGGGACGTGAGCAGGAGGTTGGTCGGACTGGAGGACTGA